A DNA window from Chryseobacterium sp. MEBOG06 contains the following coding sequences:
- a CDS encoding helix-turn-helix domain-containing protein, translated as MKVCGQNIRKIRRSKDFTQEYMAFEMGISQKAYSDIENSKVKINIEILTKVSNILDIKPSDICSISHKCGTDGYEDKYQSLLEHLKKNNISIPKEYL; from the coding sequence ATGAAAGTGTGTGGACAAAATATCAGGAAAATACGTAGGAGTAAAGATTTTACGCAAGAGTATATGGCTTTTGAAATGGGAATTTCACAGAAGGCTTATTCTGACATCGAGAACTCTAAGGTGAAAATAAACATTGAAATACTTACGAAAGTTTCCAATATTTTAGATATCAAGCCTTCCGATATCTGCAGCATATCGCATAAATGTGGAACAGATGGTTATGAAGATAAATATCAAAGTCTCCTTGAACACTTGAAAAAGAACAATATTTCAATTCCTAAGGAATATTTATAA